A genomic segment from Pirellulales bacterium encodes:
- a CDS encoding DEAD/DEAH box helicase, translated as MTFLSTLFHPLTAEWFAGRFGEPTEAQRLGWPEIVAGRHTLIAAPTGSGKTLAAFLVCIDRLVRQAAEGTLADETQVVYISPLKALSNDIHRNLEVPLAEIMARARAAGIELPPLRVMVRTGDTPASARQAMVRRPPHIVVTTPESLYLLLTSAKGREMLRSVRTVIVDEIHALARDKRGSHLALSLERLAALCPQPPTRIGLSATQRPIDEIARFLVGTRNVEAASALSDGRPACQIIDAGHLRSLDLGIEVPPSDLSAVCSHETWDEIYRRLAELVGTHRSTLVFVNTRRMAERVSFRLRELLGEEAVASHHGSLAKETRLAAEKKLQTGQLKAIVATASLELGIDVGYIDLVCQIGSPRSIATFLQRVGRAGHSLRGTPRGRLFPLTRDELMECCALVRAVRERRLDQIEIPRAPLDILAQQIVATVAAEEYGENELFELCRRAWPYHDLTRQEFDAVVEMLSEGIGRGSRQGAYLHRDRVHGRLRARRSARLAAITSGGAIPETADYRVVTAEDRTFVGTVNEDFAIESLRGDVFLLGNTSWRIVYVRSGEVVVEDAHAAPATIPFWLGEAPGRTIELSAEISSLREELARRLAGTNEASGRREDVGWDQRACERRPTVIDVANGGPALASSLVPPYDGALAPPYDDSVGNALRGVPGEPNDLPSPASRNATEGVPYRVAADADGVSAKEDAVAWLEAACGASRHAAEQAAAYVDAQLTAVGMVPTQRQIVFERFFDESGGMQLVIHSPYGARINRAWGLALRKRFCRSFDFELQASADDNGIVLSLGPQHSFAIEQLFKMLNQQNAEQMLVQALLAVPMFRIRWRWNATRALAVLRQRGGKKVPPPLQRFRADDLLTAVFPAQTACQENVTGDIEVPDHPLVNQTVYDCLHEAMDFDRWLDLLGEIEAGRTQLVAKDTYEPSPFSHEILNANPYAFLDDAPLEERRARAVATRRTLEKGDWSDLGRLDPDAIERVKAEAWPVVRDADELHDCLLSHAAWPAADGEPWRHWFDELVAAGRATRAVRNTAAALPDGEQTSPALHDANAAVAEGNGHSPPRSVGATLELWVAAERWSLVKAVLPDAVPDPALNLPDAMRTEHESAAASVELVRGQVACRGPVTAETIAKRLGLPIERIAAALEALEGEGAVLRGRFTPDGDGHEWCDRRLLARIHRLTLTSARERVQPVEPAVFWRFLLAHQHVLADKNLRSRFGLREAIGQLQGFQTPAGAWERDLLPGRLLDYDPAWLDELSLGGEVSWGRLQPPRVGDDRKPRPRVLHRAVPIAIVSRTNLEWLLPIDRAEAIELASGNARQVLETLSSRGALFRADLMPLTGLLATQLDEVLGELAALGLVTADGYSAIRSLVTREQHQQGRRGRRSRNGSAAYPGGGRWSLFPGSLPRVEPAQRAEHWAKLLLWRYGVMFRDLLAREGAAPAWGELAGVYRRWEAQGRVRGGRFVSGVAGEQYALPDAVEELRRLRDAGPSQKWTVISAADPLNLASILTSGPRVTAKTRGALALIDGRLVAVQQTGQTEFREPLAADLTAEITRALRVSTIVRRRHAAGEYAGMQPRVGVRAQSRR; from the coding sequence ATGACCTTCCTGTCGACGCTCTTTCACCCGCTCACGGCCGAATGGTTTGCCGGCCGTTTTGGCGAGCCAACCGAGGCCCAGCGGCTCGGCTGGCCGGAAATTGTGGCCGGCCGACATACGCTCATCGCCGCCCCCACCGGTTCGGGCAAGACGCTGGCCGCGTTTCTGGTCTGCATCGACCGCTTGGTGCGGCAGGCGGCCGAGGGGACGCTGGCCGACGAGACCCAGGTGGTCTACATCTCGCCGCTCAAGGCCCTGTCGAATGATATCCACCGCAACCTGGAAGTGCCGCTGGCCGAGATCATGGCCCGCGCGCGGGCGGCGGGAATCGAACTGCCCCCCTTGCGGGTCATGGTGCGCACGGGTGATACCCCGGCCAGTGCCCGGCAGGCAATGGTGCGGCGTCCGCCACACATCGTCGTGACCACGCCCGAATCGCTGTATCTGTTGCTGACATCGGCCAAAGGTCGCGAGATGCTGCGCAGCGTGCGGACGGTGATCGTCGATGAAATCCACGCCTTGGCCCGCGACAAACGCGGCTCGCATCTGGCACTGTCGCTGGAGCGATTGGCGGCCCTTTGTCCGCAACCGCCCACGCGAATCGGCCTCTCGGCCACGCAACGCCCGATCGATGAGATTGCCCGTTTCCTGGTCGGCACCCGGAACGTGGAAGCCGCCTCGGCATTGAGCGACGGCCGACCGGCCTGTCAGATTATCGACGCCGGGCACCTACGCTCGCTCGATCTGGGCATCGAGGTGCCGCCGAGCGATCTTTCGGCCGTCTGCTCGCACGAAACCTGGGATGAAATCTACCGGCGGCTGGCCGAGTTGGTCGGCACGCACCGCAGCACGCTGGTGTTCGTCAACACGCGGCGCATGGCCGAGCGCGTGTCGTTCCGCCTGCGCGAGCTGCTCGGCGAGGAAGCGGTGGCCAGTCATCACGGCAGTCTCGCCAAAGAAACCCGACTGGCGGCCGAAAAGAAGCTGCAAACCGGGCAGCTCAAAGCCATCGTCGCCACGGCCTCGCTCGAACTGGGCATCGACGTGGGCTATATCGACCTGGTCTGCCAGATCGGCTCGCCGCGCTCGATCGCCACCTTTCTGCAACGGGTAGGACGGGCCGGGCACTCCCTCCGCGGCACGCCTCGCGGCCGGCTCTTTCCGCTCACGCGAGACGAATTGATGGAGTGTTGTGCCTTGGTGCGCGCGGTACGCGAGCGACGGCTCGACCAGATCGAAATCCCACGAGCCCCGCTCGATATTCTGGCCCAGCAGATCGTGGCCACGGTGGCTGCCGAGGAATATGGCGAAAACGAGTTGTTCGAGTTATGTCGGAGAGCATGGCCCTATCATGATCTGACGCGTCAAGAGTTCGACGCGGTGGTCGAGATGTTGAGCGAAGGCATCGGTCGCGGATCTCGGCAGGGGGCCTACCTGCACCGCGACCGGGTTCACGGCCGCCTGCGTGCCCGACGCTCGGCGCGGCTGGCGGCGATCACCTCCGGCGGGGCGATTCCCGAAACGGCCGACTATCGGGTGGTGACCGCCGAAGACCGAACGTTCGTGGGCACGGTGAACGAAGACTTCGCCATCGAAAGCCTGCGCGGCGACGTTTTTCTGCTGGGCAATACGTCGTGGCGGATCGTATACGTTCGCAGCGGTGAAGTGGTGGTGGAAGACGCACACGCCGCGCCGGCCACGATTCCCTTCTGGCTGGGCGAGGCGCCGGGCCGCACGATTGAGTTGTCGGCGGAGATTTCGTCGTTGCGCGAAGAGTTGGCGCGGCGGCTGGCAGGCACGAATGAGGCGAGCGGGAGGCGTGAGGATGTAGGGTGGGACCAGCGAGCTTGCGAGCGCCGGCCCACCGTAATCGACGTCGCCAACGGTGGGCCGGCGCTCGCCAGCTCGCTGGTCCCACCCTACGACGGAGCGCTTGCCCCACCCTACGACGACTCTGTAGGGAACGCCCTCCGTGGCGTTCCTGGCGAACCGAACGATCTCCCAAGCCCCGCCTCGCGGAACGCCACAGAGGGCGTTCCCTACAGAGTGGCGGCGGACGCAGACGGTGTTTCCGCCAAGGAGGACGCCGTTGCCTGGCTGGAGGCCGCCTGCGGCGCCAGCCGGCACGCCGCCGAGCAGGCCGCGGCCTACGTGGATGCCCAGTTGACGGCCGTGGGAATGGTGCCCACGCAACGCCAGATCGTCTTCGAGCGGTTCTTCGACGAGTCGGGCGGCATGCAGTTGGTCATCCATTCGCCCTACGGTGCCCGAATCAACCGGGCCTGGGGCCTGGCCCTGCGAAAGCGTTTTTGCCGCAGCTTCGATTTCGAGTTGCAGGCCAGCGCCGACGACAACGGCATCGTCCTCTCGCTTGGTCCCCAGCACAGTTTTGCCATTGAGCAATTGTTCAAGATGCTCAATCAGCAAAACGCCGAGCAGATGCTAGTGCAGGCCCTGCTGGCGGTGCCGATGTTCCGCATCCGCTGGCGTTGGAACGCCACGCGGGCTTTGGCCGTGCTGCGGCAACGAGGCGGCAAGAAGGTGCCTCCGCCGTTGCAGCGGTTCCGTGCCGATGACCTGCTGACGGCCGTCTTTCCGGCCCAGACGGCGTGTCAGGAAAACGTGACCGGCGACATCGAAGTGCCCGATCATCCGCTGGTCAATCAGACGGTTTACGATTGCCTGCACGAGGCGATGGATTTCGACCGCTGGCTGGATCTGCTGGGCGAGATCGAGGCGGGCCGGACGCAACTTGTCGCCAAAGACACTTACGAGCCTTCGCCGTTCAGTCACGAGATTCTCAACGCCAATCCTTATGCGTTCCTCGACGACGCTCCGCTGGAAGAACGTCGGGCACGTGCCGTCGCCACGCGGCGGACGCTGGAAAAAGGCGATTGGAGCGATCTTGGCCGGCTCGATCCCGATGCGATCGAGCGAGTGAAGGCCGAAGCCTGGCCCGTGGTGCGCGATGCCGACGAATTGCACGACTGCCTGCTCTCGCACGCCGCTTGGCCGGCGGCCGACGGCGAGCCGTGGCGGCACTGGTTCGACGAACTGGTGGCCGCCGGACGTGCCACACGTGCGGTGCGAAATACAGCCGCGGCACTCCCTGACGGGGAGCAAACAAGCCCGGCACTTCATGACGCGAACGCGGCCGTTGCCGAGGGCAACGGCCATTCTCCGCCACGGAGTGTCGGAGCTACCTTGGAACTTTGGGTCGCGGCCGAACGCTGGTCGCTTGTGAAGGCCGTTCTGCCCGATGCCGTGCCGGATCCGGCATTGAACCTGCCCGATGCTATGCGAACCGAACACGAATCGGCGGCGGCTTCCGTGGAGCTTGTGCGGGGACAGGTCGCTTGCCGCGGTCCGGTGACGGCCGAGACAATCGCGAAACGCTTGGGCCTGCCGATCGAACGAATCGCCGCGGCGTTGGAAGCGCTTGAAGGAGAAGGCGCGGTCTTGCGCGGACGTTTTACGCCCGACGGCGACGGCCATGAATGGTGCGATCGTCGGTTGCTGGCCCGCATTCATCGCCTGACTCTGACGAGTGCCCGCGAGCGAGTGCAGCCGGTCGAGCCGGCCGTTTTCTGGCGCTTTCTGCTGGCGCACCAGCACGTGTTGGCCGACAAGAACCTGCGCAGCCGGTTCGGCTTGCGCGAGGCGATCGGTCAGTTGCAGGGCTTTCAGACTCCGGCCGGCGCGTGGGAGCGCGATCTGCTGCCGGGCCGGCTGCTCGACTACGACCCGGCCTGGCTCGACGAGCTATCGCTGGGCGGCGAGGTGTCGTGGGGCCGCTTGCAGCCACCGCGCGTCGGCGACGACCGCAAGCCGCGTCCGCGCGTGCTGCACCGTGCGGTGCCGATTGCCATCGTTTCGCGGACCAACTTGGAGTGGCTGCTGCCGATCGACCGGGCCGAGGCGATCGAACTGGCCAGCGGCAATGCGCGGCAGGTGCTCGAAACACTCTCGTCGCGCGGGGCATTGTTCCGTGCCGACTTGATGCCGCTCACCGGTCTGTTGGCGACGCAGCTCGACGAAGTGTTGGGCGAGCTGGCCGCGTTGGGCCTTGTGACCGCCGACGGCTACTCGGCGATTCGCTCGCTCGTCACGCGCGAACAACACCAGCAAGGCCGGCGCGGCCGACGCTCGCGCAACGGCTCCGCGGCCTATCCGGGCGGCGGCCGCTGGTCGCTCTTTCCCGGCTCGTTGCCGCGCGTCGAGCCCGCGCAGCGCGCCGAGCATTGGGCCAAGCTCTTGCTATGGCGCTACGGCGTGATGTTTCGCGATCTGTTGGCCCGCGAGGGCGCCGCTCCCGCCTGGGGCGAACTGGCGGGCGTCTATCGCCGCTGGGAGGCCCAAGGCCGGGTGCGGGGCGGGCGGTTTGTGTCGGGCGTGGCGGGCGAACAGTATGCCCTGCCGGACGCGGTCGAGGAGCTCCGCCGCCTGCGCGACGCCGGCCCCTCGCAGAAGTGGACGGTGATTTCGGCCGCCGATCCCTTGAACCTGGCGAGCATCCTCACTTCCGGCCCTCGCGTGACGGCCAAGACCCGCGGCGCGCTGGCCCTCATCGACGGCCGGCTCGTGGCGGTGCAGCAGACCGGCCAGACCGAGTTTCGCGAACCGCTTGCGGCCGACCTGACCGCGGAGATCACCCGTGCCCTTCGCGTCAGCACGATCGTTCGCCGCCGTCACGCGGCCGGCGAATATGCCGGCATGCAGCCCAGAGTCGGCGTGCGAGCTCAGTCACGCCGGTAA